In one Alnus glutinosa chromosome 12, dhAlnGlut1.1, whole genome shotgun sequence genomic region, the following are encoded:
- the LOC133852627 gene encoding disease resistance protein RPS2-like — protein sequence MDFSINYLDLLKYCYGLGSFHGINTLEAARNRLYTLVRNLKDCCLLLDCPHNSEDCHMHDVVCDVATLIASKDHNMIIVRDDDGLKERLDVDVLKRCKELSMHGGDFHELPDEMECPELRFLYVDGGDHSLQIPDTFFQGMERLEVLDFTQMQLSSLPLLRNLLTLCLDGCVLDDIAVIGKLKNSVVLSLLGSQISKLPKEIGFLSHLRLLDLSNCSKLEVIPPNVLSSLVALEELYMGNSFVRWEAEGLNNERNNANLPELRHLSHLTTLEIHIPDASNLPKDLLFEKLERYVIFVGDVWDWSDKTKGLLQLKELEIRECSIMGAIVVKEGEIEDTDMILFPKLRCLALRDLPKLISFLSAQNSFITAFGEIISDGKLDFYVPILHE from the exons ATGGATTTCTCCATCAACTATCTGGACTTATTGAAATACTGTTATGGTTTGGGCTCATTTCATGGCATTAATACATTGGAGGCAGCGAGAAATAGATTATATACACTAGTTCGTAATCTGAAAGACTGTTGCCTATTGCTAGATTGTCCTCATAATTCTGAGGACTGTCATATGCATGATGTTGTTTGTGACGTTGCTACATTAATTGCGTCAAAGGATCATAATATGATAATCGTGAGAGATGATGATGGACTAAAAGAAAGGCTAGATGTGGATGTACTCAAAAGATGCAAGGAGCTCTCTATGCATGGTGGAGATTTCCATGAACTTCCTGATGAAATGGAATGCCCAGAATTAAGATTCCTTTATGTGGATGGTGGAGATCATTCTTTGCAAATCCCAGACACTTTCTTTCAAGGGATGGAAAGGCTCGAAGTTTTGGATTTTACACAAATGCAACTTTCATCACTTCCTCTCCTTAGAAACCTGCTAACTTTGTGTTTGGATGGTTGTGTGTTGGATGACATAGCTGTAATTGGAAAGCTCAAGAATTCAGTAGTTCTTAGCCTTCTTGGATCCCAAATTTCGAAATTACCAAAAGAAATAGGGTTCTTGAGTCATTTGCGGTTGTTGGATTTGAGCAATTGTTCCAAACTTGAAGTGATTCCCCCTAATGTCCTATCGAGCTTGGTGGCATTAGAAGAGTTATATATGGGAAACTCTTTTGTTCGATGGGAGGCTGAAGGACTCaataatgaaagaaataatGCTAACCTTCCTGAGTTAAGGCATTTGTCCCATTTGACTACTTTAGAGATACATATTCCAGATGCCAGCAATCTGCCAAAGGATTTGTTGTTCGAAAAGTTAGAAAGATATGTAATATTTGTAGGAGATGTCTGGGATTGGTCTGATAAGA CTAAGGGCCTTTTGCAACTTAAAGAATTGGAGATAAGAGAATGCAGCATCATGGGTGCAATAGTTGTTAAAGAAGGTGAAATAGAAGACACAGATATGATATTGTTCCCTAAATTGCGTTGCTTGGCATTACGAGATCTTCCAAAGCTCATCAGCTTCTTAAGCGCACAAAATTCATTCATAACTGCTTTTGGAGAAATCATTTCAGATGGAAAGCTTGATTTTTACGTGCCAATTCTACACGAATAG
- the LOC133852628 gene encoding uncharacterized protein LOC133852628, with amino-acid sequence MFSTVSKVRLLEDLSAFDRLEEDRGLSPEDKAKKCEVIRALEISILQEEISWRQKSRVHWLKEGDKCTKIFHRIANSNRRSNVMESLSINGSNSSDQQVIRNHVAHFYESLLSEPYSWRPRLDNLAFDTLDAEESSSLELPFEEKEVFEVIKGMNRDKAPGSDGFSLAFFQDCWEVIKSDLMGVFQDFHSRSRFVKSINATFLVLIPEKSGASDLKDFRPISLVSGLYKIIAKVLANGLSKVVDKIILKPQNAFVKSRQILDPVLIANECLDSRLKSGESGLICKLDIEKAYDHVNWNFLMYMLKRCGFGTRWCSWIEHCISSVHFSVLVNGSPTGFFSSSRGLRQGLKINLAKSVLVPVGAVDNLDELAGVLGCGVSSLPIKYLGLPLGAPFKAKFIWDDVVGKIERRLASWQRMYLSKGGRVTLIKSTLSNLPTYLLSLFPIPSSVANRIEKLYRDFLWGGIGDDFKYHLVSWSLVCTPISEGGLGLRNLRMFNQALLGKWLWRYEHEKEALWRTVVDAKFGSVQAGWCSLDPPESHGVGLWKFIRKGWSLFSRHTKLILGNGSRIRFWDDLWVGEMSLKEAFPGLYDIACDKSSLAATHLSLEYEPFQWDVRFIRAAHDWEMDDLASFFALLYSIRIERGAEDKLWWSPSCKGKFDGGRSFCLLADGWSLSKCGGVEDGSLLPLMVLVDGM; translated from the exons ATGTTTTCCACTGTTAGCAAAGTTAGGTTATTGGAAGATCTCTCTGCTTTTGATCGGTTGGAGGAAGACCGCGGTTTATCTCCGGAAGATAAGGCAAAAAAATGTGAGGTTATCAGAGCCTTGGAGATCTCCATTTTGCAAgaagagattagttggagacagaagtctagggttcATTGGCTTAAAGAGGGGGATAAATGCACTAAAATTTTCCACCGAATTGCTAATTCGAACAGGAGATCAAATGTTATGGAGTCCCTCTCTATCAATGGGTCTAATTCTTCCGATCAGCAGGTTATAAGGAATCATGTCGCTCACTTTTACGAGTCCCTTTTGTCAGAACCTTATTCTTGGAGACCTAGGTTGGACAACCTTGCTTTCGACACTCTGGATGCGGAGGAGTCTTCGTCCTTggaacttccttttgaggaaaagGAGGTCTTTGAGGTGATTAAAGGCATGAATCGTGATAAAGCGCCAGGGTCGGATGGGTTTTCTTTAGCGTTCTTCCAAGATTGTTGGGAGGTAATCAAGTCGGATCTTATGGGAGTATTTCAGGATTTTCATTCTCGTAGCAGATTTGTGAAAAGCATCAATGCTACTTTTCTTGTCTTAATCCCGGAAAAGTCTGGCGCTTCTGACCTGAAAgactttcggcctattagtcttgttaGTGGGTTATAtaagatcattgcaaaagttCTTGCTAACGGACTGAGTAAAGTAGTGGATAAGATTATTTTGAAGCCTcagaatgcttttgtgaaaAGTAGACAAATTCTTGATCCAgttcttattgctaatgaatgtctggACAGTCGTCTTAAATCAGGTGAATCAGGTCTGATCTGCAAGCTAGATATcgagaaggcatatgatcacGTTAATTGGAATTTCTTGATGTATATGTTGAAAAGGTGTGGTTTTGGGACAAGATGGTGTTCATGGATAGAGCATTGTATTTCTTCGGTGCACTTTTCTGTTCTAGTGAATGGATCCCCTACTGGCTTTTTTAGCAGCTCTCGTGGtcttagacagg gtttgaagattaatttggccaAGTCTGTGCTGGTTCCTGTGGGTGCGGTGGACAATCTGGATGAGCTGGCCGGTGTGTTAGGTTGTGGTGTCTCCTCTCTACCTATAAAGTATCTTGGGCTTCCGTTGGGGGCTCCTTTTAAAGCCAAGTTCATTTGGGATGATGTTGTTGGTAAGATAGAAAGACGGCTGGCTAGTTGGCAAAGGATGTAcctgtctaagggtggtagagttacccttattaagagtactTTATCTAACCTCCCCACGTACTtactttccctttttcccatCCCTTCCAGTGTGGCTAATCGCATAGAAAAACTTTATcgggatttcttgtggggaggCATAGGTGACGatttcaaatatcacctggttAGCTGGTCCTTGGTTTGTACTCCTATTTCAGAAGGCGGTTTGGGTTTACGGAATTTAAGGATGTTTAATCAAGCGttattagggaagtggttgtggcggtaTGAGCACGAGaaagaggctttgtggagaaCAGTTGTGGATGCTAAATTTGGTTCTGTTCAGGCTGGTTGGTGTTCTCTGGATCCCCCTGAGTCTCATGGAGTAGGGCTTTGGAAGTTTATTAGGAAGGGATGGAGTTTGTTTAGTAGGCATACCAAACTGATCTTGGGTAATGGATCTAGAATCAGATTCTGGGATGATTTGTGGGTTGGAGAGATGTctctcaaggaagctttcccaggtTTGTATGACATAGCTTGTGACAAGAGCTCGCTAGCTGCAACGCATTTGAGTTTGGAGTACGAGCCTTTCCAATGGGATGTCAGATTCATTCGAGCAGCAcatgattgggagatggatgatTTGGCCTCTTTTTTCGCCTTATTGTATTCTATAAGAATAGAGCGTGGTGcagaagacaagctttggtggtctccttcttgCAAAGGGAAGTTTGAT GGTGGTAGATCTTTTTGCTTGTTGGcggacgggtggtcgctctcgAAATGCGGcggtgtggaagatggttccttgttgCCTCTTATGGTGCTTGTGGATGGAATGTAA
- the LOC133852629 gene encoding uncharacterized protein LOC133852629, with translation MGNVVEREEQSRAEQSRPAVCCFFLHDFFDWFGCALFKLSSYSFCHLLYTLILLFIFIILTTFAALHTTQRPKTENLVILPSPLHCLASLPPSDLGLLTIFALLCSALLFTRVRGVEESLPIPILILDDSGHLRIQMSPCITDEPRTISFKQDSIRVTMIQP, from the exons ATGG GAAACGTCGTGGAAAGAGAAGAGCAGAGCAGAGCAGAGCAGAGCAGACCTGCTGTTTGTTGCTTTTTCCTGCATGATTTCTTTGACTGGTTTGGTTGTGCTTTGTTCAAACTCTCTAGCTACTCATTTTGCCATCTCCTCTACACTCTGATATTGCTTTTCATCTTCATTATACTCACCACCTTTGCTGCTCTGCACACGACTCAGAGGCCTAAAACAGAG AACCTAGTCATTTTGCCATCTCCGCTACACTGTTTAGCTTCATTGCCACCCTCTGATCTTGGTCTACTCACAATCTTTGCTTTGCTTTGCTCTGCTCTGCTCTTCACACGAGTCAGAGGCGTAGAAGAGAG CTTGCCAATACCAATTCTTATCTTGGATGACAGTGGACATCTTCGCATTCAGATGAGTCCCTGCATCACTGATGAACCGAGGACCATAAGTTTCAAGCAAGATTCCATCAGGGTGACAATGATCCAGCCCTAA